A region of the Abyssisolibacter fermentans genome:
GTGTTGTAAATGCTGTACATCCAGCTGAAGATATATTTAAATCAATATCTATTCCTTTTAGCAACCTTTTAATTACATACTTCTCAATATCTTTATCACTACTTGCTCCAATATTTAAGAAGTCATCAAATCCATAATCTCCTTCGTACGTCATTGTATAAAATGGGTATTCATCAACTTTCTCAAGTGAAGATAGCGTCTTTAATTCATTTAAAAATAAACCTATAGTTATAATAATTATTATAAGTAGTACACTTAATAAAATTATTAAACCCTTAATTACGATCCTTTTCTTATTCATACCTACCTCCAATTATCTCAATAATAGCCAATGCCGAACATGAATGTCGCTTAACTCTTGCATTCACGAACCAAAGTTCGTGAATACCACTAATATTAGAAGAATTTACGAACTTTGGTTCGTGAAATCTTCCTGTAATAGAACTCCACCTACTTCATCATTTTATCCAATGGACTTTGTATATTTCTAAGACTATTTTTTGTAACATGTGTATATATCTCCGTAGTCTTTGGACTTGAATGCCCTAAAAGTTC
Encoded here:
- a CDS encoding tyrosine-type recombinase/integrase, with the translated sequence MFKHDDKPYTELKDIYTTHLLEGGTDLRYIQELLGHSSPKTTEIYTHVTKNSLRNIQSPLDKMMK